From a region of the Burkholderia sp. PAMC 26561 genome:
- a CDS encoding NAD(P)/FAD-dependent oxidoreductase codes for MNVSNAGALPRRQVDVAVIGAGIVGLCLAGFLAQAGRDVVLIDAGGSAASTANAGSLHVQMQSRFMRLFPERVASFEQQLPLYPKAVAFWREFERAIGADFEMKVSGGLMIAETPEQFDFLVSKSRRERELGLSVELLDRNELGRIAPYLGASAFGAELCADEGKLNPLKCNAQVRAWAVQMGVTIVDRCKVERLHADDPGFTLTTLLGMLTARQVAVAAGPGARALMDSVGSFLPVEAEPLHMNITEAAPPLIMHLVQHAERSITLKQLSTGQIVIGGGWPAKLADGADFPVVDPASMIGNVSLAQFMVPALVSLQIIRTWAGINSKVDGRGVLGEMPGIPGLHAAIPGDAGYTLGPLTARMVADLITGRDPGVDMTPYSPMRLRPETLRAVIGGE; via the coding sequence ATGAACGTGTCCAATGCAGGTGCTTTGCCGCGTCGTCAAGTCGATGTGGCAGTGATCGGCGCGGGCATTGTCGGACTGTGCCTTGCGGGTTTCCTGGCGCAAGCCGGCCGGGATGTCGTCCTGATCGATGCAGGCGGTTCAGCCGCATCAACGGCTAACGCCGGCAGCCTTCATGTCCAGATGCAAAGCCGCTTCATGCGTCTTTTTCCGGAGCGGGTGGCGAGCTTCGAACAGCAGTTGCCGCTCTATCCCAAAGCCGTAGCGTTCTGGCGCGAGTTCGAACGCGCGATAGGCGCCGACTTCGAGATGAAGGTGTCGGGCGGCCTGATGATTGCCGAGACGCCCGAGCAGTTCGACTTTCTGGTCTCGAAGAGCAGGCGGGAGCGGGAGCTGGGCTTATCGGTGGAGTTGCTCGACCGTAACGAGCTTGGACGGATTGCGCCGTATCTCGGCGCGAGCGCCTTCGGAGCCGAATTATGCGCCGATGAAGGCAAGCTCAATCCGCTCAAATGCAACGCTCAGGTGAGGGCGTGGGCCGTGCAGATGGGCGTGACGATCGTCGACCGGTGCAAGGTCGAACGGCTGCACGCCGACGACCCGGGCTTCACGTTGACCACGCTGCTGGGCATGCTCACAGCAAGACAAGTGGCGGTTGCGGCTGGCCCGGGTGCTCGCGCGTTGATGGACAGCGTGGGCAGTTTCCTCCCTGTGGAAGCCGAGCCGCTGCATATGAACATCACCGAAGCGGCACCGCCGTTGATCATGCATCTCGTGCAGCACGCGGAACGATCGATCACGCTGAAGCAATTGTCGACGGGGCAGATCGTGATTGGCGGCGGCTGGCCCGCAAAGCTTGCTGACGGCGCGGATTTTCCGGTCGTCGATCCGGCCAGCATGATCGGCAATGTGTCGCTTGCCCAGTTCATGGTGCCGGCGCTTGTATCGCTGCAGATCATCCGGACCTGGGCCGGCATCAATTCGAAAGTCGATGGACGCGGCGTGCTGGGCGAGATGCCCGGCATACCGGGCCTGCATGCCGCCATCCCGGGGGACGCGGGTTACACGCTCGGGCCACTGACAGCGCGCATGGTCGCGGATCTGATCACCGGTCGCGATCCGGGCGTGGACATGACGCCGTATTCACCCATGCGCCTGCGTCCGGAAACATTGCGCGCTGTCATCGGCGGCGAATAA
- a CDS encoding porin, translating into MRTIRRIAALVGVAATGLAHAQSSVTMYGVIDVGPTYVSNEGGAHNIKMDDSIASGNRWGIKGTEDLGGGLKAIFDLENGFDALNGQFRQGGREFGRQAWVGLQNNYASITMGRQYDLVYDYTANYAMSAWASGYATHQGDLDRMGWERLDNVVKIKSADFHGLQGGAMYSFGNVAGSLHDQSAWSAGGQYNHGQFSAGAVYLRMNNPNGSNAIDPYGSMGVSSFLGQTTATRDPATGKVTDLFSATPLEIDSQSVLTLGASYVLSTVTYGIAYSDVWFKGFGRTSALRTYDVGASWQVTPSFNAAAGYFYSTFEGHHYNEGSLGIDYAFSKRTDVYLQGSYLRASSGVDAVQGFLFTPSTTSTQTSVRIGLRHRF; encoded by the coding sequence ATGAGAACTATCAGGCGAATCGCGGCGCTCGTTGGCGTCGCGGCAACGGGTTTGGCACACGCGCAAAGCAGCGTCACAATGTATGGCGTGATCGACGTAGGTCCCACTTACGTCAGCAACGAGGGCGGCGCGCACAACATCAAGATGGACGACTCGATTGCCTCGGGAAATCGCTGGGGCATCAAGGGAACGGAAGATCTTGGCGGCGGCCTGAAGGCCATCTTCGACCTTGAAAACGGTTTCGACGCATTGAATGGACAGTTCCGCCAGGGTGGCCGGGAATTCGGACGTCAGGCATGGGTAGGATTGCAGAACAACTACGCGTCCATCACGATGGGCCGACAGTACGACCTGGTCTACGACTACACGGCGAACTATGCAATGAGCGCATGGGCGAGCGGGTACGCCACGCACCAGGGTGATCTGGACCGGATGGGCTGGGAACGTCTGGACAATGTGGTCAAGATCAAGAGCGCTGATTTTCATGGTCTGCAAGGCGGTGCGATGTATTCGTTCGGCAACGTTGCGGGCAGCCTGCACGACCAGAGTGCATGGTCGGCTGGCGGCCAATACAACCACGGCCAGTTTTCAGCCGGTGCGGTTTATCTCCGCATGAACAATCCGAATGGCTCGAACGCCATTGACCCGTACGGTTCCATGGGCGTATCCAGTTTCCTCGGCCAGACCACCGCCACGCGCGATCCGGCAACCGGCAAGGTAACCGACCTGTTCTCCGCCACACCGCTGGAGATCGACAGCCAGAGCGTGCTTACCCTGGGCGCGAGTTATGTCCTGTCGACCGTGACTTACGGGATTGCGTATTCCGATGTCTGGTTCAAGGGCTTTGGCCGGACATCGGCATTGCGCACGTATGACGTAGGCGCTTCGTGGCAGGTCACACCATCGTTCAATGCGGCAGCCGGCTACTTCTATTCCACCTTCGAAGGTCACCACTACAACGAAGGCAGTCTCGGTATCGACTATGCGTTTTCGAAGCGGACCGACGTCTATCTGCAGGGCTCCTACCTGCGGGCGTCGTCGGGCGTGGACGCGGTGCAGGGTTTCCTGTTCACGCCGTCGACCACCAGCACGCAGACAAGCGTGCGGATTGGATTGCGCCACCGGTTTTGA
- a CDS encoding dihydrodipicolinate synthase family protein produces MSKVFRGSYGVTVTPFTADGKSIDEKALKRFLDWQIEAGSPGVIILGTTGEFLTISDEERTQYVEATVKHVAGRMDVLVGTMNASTPNAVRYTREAEALGVDGFMIVPPYYYTPTEDEIFEYYKAISEATSLPIMLYNNPVTTNVDMSAKLVARLTKAFDNIRYIKEASMDVGRVYDVIEATDGVMNVFAGERPVESFLLGAVGYVNPYANYIPEASTRLWDALVAGEMEEAKTIQKMIASFDRIIAEGHPTYGHQCYSKALAASQGYPVGDVRPPLTPFSALGDEGVERRAKIVAIIDDINAYVAQCAAQKA; encoded by the coding sequence GTGAGTAAAGTTTTTCGTGGCAGCTATGGCGTGACCGTGACGCCCTTTACAGCCGACGGCAAGTCGATCGATGAAAAAGCGCTCAAGCGTTTCCTGGACTGGCAAATAGAAGCCGGTTCACCCGGCGTGATCATTCTCGGCACCACTGGGGAGTTCCTGACCATCAGCGACGAAGAGCGCACGCAATATGTAGAGGCGACGGTCAAGCATGTGGCGGGGCGCATGGATGTGCTGGTCGGCACCATGAACGCGTCGACACCGAATGCGGTTCGATACACCCGCGAAGCGGAAGCCTTGGGCGTCGACGGATTCATGATCGTCCCGCCTTATTACTACACGCCGACCGAAGACGAGATATTCGAATACTACAAGGCGATTTCCGAAGCCACGTCGCTGCCGATCATGCTTTACAACAATCCGGTCACGACCAATGTCGACATGTCGGCGAAACTCGTTGCGCGCCTGACGAAAGCGTTCGACAACATCCGCTATATCAAGGAAGCGAGCATGGACGTGGGCCGCGTCTACGATGTGATCGAAGCAACCGATGGCGTGATGAACGTATTCGCCGGCGAGCGCCCGGTCGAGAGTTTCCTGCTTGGCGCGGTGGGTTACGTGAACCCGTACGCGAACTACATTCCGGAAGCATCGACGCGCCTGTGGGACGCGCTGGTCGCCGGCGAGATGGAGGAAGCGAAGACCATCCAGAAGATGATCGCGAGCTTCGACCGGATCATTGCAGAGGGGCATCCGACGTATGGGCATCAGTGTTATTCAAAAGCGCTGGCGGCTTCGCAGGGTTATCCGGTAGGCGATGTCCGTCCGCCGCTGACCCCGTTCTCCGCACTGGGTGACGAAGGCGTGGAGCGGCGTGCGAAGATCGTTGCGATCATCGACGACATCAACGCCTATGTCGCGCAATGCGCGGCGCAAAAAGCCTGA
- a CDS encoding NADH:flavin oxidoreductase/NADH oxidase codes for MHDIRLFTPFSSRGTTFVNRIVVSPMCQYSAIEGRVNAWHLAHHARFALGGVGGAVIEATAVERDGRISEGCLGLWDDNQIEGFGKIATLYKGQGIPVGVQLGHAGRKGSSASPWDGAGPLAGTSPPRGWPTVAPSSVAHANGWPIPAALDEKSIARIVASFAAAARRAVSAGLDFVEVHGAHGYLLHEFLSPIANLRTDRYGGSFDNRARFALEVAQAVRQAVPEHMPVWYRASCVDESEGGVTLDETIELARRLKRAGIDLIDCSAGGIRGPVARSTRPEAPGHQVPYAERIRREAEMPAMAVGLITDPLQAENILREGSADLVAMARELLADSNFAYRAARALGHPEPHTVLPDTFAFFLARRNMHASNAHEPAST; via the coding sequence ATGCACGATATCCGCCTGTTCACGCCGTTCAGCTCGCGCGGCACGACCTTCGTCAATCGTATCGTCGTCTCGCCGATGTGCCAGTACAGCGCCATTGAAGGACGTGTGAATGCGTGGCATCTCGCGCATCACGCGCGCTTCGCGCTCGGCGGTGTGGGCGGGGCAGTGATCGAAGCCACGGCCGTGGAAAGGGACGGCCGTATCAGCGAAGGCTGTCTCGGCCTCTGGGACGACAACCAGATCGAGGGTTTCGGGAAAATTGCCACGCTATACAAAGGGCAGGGGATTCCGGTTGGCGTGCAGCTCGGTCACGCCGGCCGCAAGGGCAGTTCGGCCAGTCCGTGGGATGGAGCCGGGCCGCTCGCCGGCACGTCGCCGCCGCGCGGCTGGCCGACAGTCGCGCCTTCATCGGTGGCGCACGCGAACGGATGGCCCATACCCGCGGCGCTGGACGAGAAGAGCATCGCGCGCATTGTCGCTTCGTTCGCGGCCGCTGCCAGGCGCGCTGTGAGCGCTGGGCTGGACTTTGTGGAGGTGCATGGCGCGCATGGCTATTTGCTGCACGAATTTTTGTCGCCGATTGCCAATCTCAGGACGGACCGCTACGGCGGCAGCTTCGACAATCGCGCGCGTTTCGCGCTCGAAGTTGCTCAAGCGGTCAGGCAAGCGGTGCCGGAGCACATGCCGGTGTGGTATCGCGCGTCGTGCGTGGATGAAAGCGAAGGCGGCGTCACGCTCGACGAAACCATTGAACTCGCGCGGCGTTTGAAGCGGGCGGGTATCGATCTGATCGATTGTTCCGCAGGTGGCATCCGTGGTCCGGTCGCTCGCTCCACACGGCCGGAAGCGCCCGGACACCAGGTCCCTTACGCCGAGCGTATCCGACGTGAAGCAGAGATGCCGGCCATGGCCGTAGGTCTGATCACCGACCCGCTGCAGGCAGAGAACATCTTGCGCGAAGGGTCCGCCGATCTCGTTGCGATGGCGCGAGAACTCCTGGCCGACTCGAACTTCGCGTATCGCGCGGCCCGTGCGCTTGGTCATCCTGAGCCGCATACCGTGCTGCCTGACACGTTCGCTTTTTTTCTCGCGCGGCGTAACATGCATGCATCGAATGCGCACGAACCGGCATCGACCTAG
- a CDS encoding NAD(P)/FAD-dependent oxidoreductase, translating into MNDVIVIGGGLAGCATAYYLARDGVAVTVLERSELNTQASGSNAGSLHAQIPHDPFVNRGPEWARTFAPTIGLLRRSIDVWRGLSETLDTDLEVSLKGGLLVATDDAQMKAIAAKAGIERSQGLDVRLLDRADVRTLAPYLSNAIVGGAFCPDEGKASPLAATLAYARGARALGVRFERHCAVTGMTETRDGFELSTSTGVHRAKRVVNAAGADAGRVAAMLGIEIDVQGFAIQVAVTERVAPLIPHLVYSAGDKLTLKQNQAGSILIGGGWPARWHSRGHPSTDPDSLERNMKVALAAVPALGALRVIRTWAAIVNGTDDWKPILGEVPGTPGFFINFFPWMGFTAGPAVAQIIASLVQGKPAPLDVDLSPFLLASV; encoded by the coding sequence ATGAACGATGTAATTGTGATCGGCGGCGGTCTTGCCGGCTGTGCGACCGCCTATTATCTGGCGCGCGACGGTGTCGCCGTCACCGTGCTCGAACGCAGTGAACTGAACACGCAGGCGTCCGGGTCGAACGCGGGCAGCCTGCACGCACAGATTCCGCACGATCCCTTTGTCAATCGCGGGCCGGAATGGGCGCGCACTTTCGCGCCGACCATCGGGCTGTTGCGTCGCTCTATCGATGTCTGGCGTGGACTGTCGGAAACACTCGATACGGACCTGGAGGTATCGCTCAAAGGCGGCCTGCTGGTCGCGACCGACGACGCGCAAATGAAGGCGATCGCGGCGAAGGCCGGGATCGAGCGCTCGCAAGGGCTCGACGTGCGCCTGCTCGATCGCGCGGATGTCCGGACGCTCGCGCCGTATCTCTCCAATGCAATAGTCGGCGGCGCGTTTTGTCCCGACGAAGGCAAGGCGAGCCCGCTCGCCGCCACGCTTGCGTATGCCCGCGGCGCGCGAGCGCTTGGCGTCAGGTTCGAGCGTCATTGCGCGGTGACGGGCATGACCGAAACACGCGATGGCTTCGAGTTATCGACCAGCACAGGCGTTCATCGCGCAAAGCGTGTGGTCAACGCAGCCGGCGCCGACGCTGGCAGGGTCGCGGCAATGCTCGGCATAGAAATCGATGTGCAGGGTTTCGCGATCCAGGTTGCGGTCACGGAGCGCGTGGCGCCGTTGATCCCGCATCTGGTTTATTCGGCCGGCGACAAGCTCACGCTGAAACAGAATCAGGCGGGTTCGATCCTGATTGGCGGCGGCTGGCCGGCGCGCTGGCATAGCCGCGGTCATCCATCCACCGACCCCGACTCGCTCGAACGCAACATGAAGGTGGCGCTTGCCGCCGTGCCTGCGCTCGGTGCGTTGCGGGTGATCCGCACCTGGGCGGCGATCGTCAATGGCACGGATGACTGGAAGCCGATCCTGGGCGAAGTGCCGGGCACGCCCGGCTTCTTCATCAACTTCTTCCCGTGGATGGGCTTCACCGCCGGGCCGGCGGTGGCGCAGATCATCGCGAGTCTGGTGCAGGGCAAGCCCGCACCGCTCGACGTGGATCTCTCGCCGTTCCTGCTGGCGAGCGTCTGA
- a CDS encoding amino acid ABC transporter ATP-binding protein codes for MPHLAVEKLSSAYAQQQVLRDITLSVERGEVISLIGPSGSGKSTLLRTLVGLMPPTAGRVVLDDEPLDYSSRKSVRAARDKMAIVFQQYNLFQNMDVLGNVTISPIKIKKRPRDQVETEAKELLRRVGLAEKHKSYPDELSGGQQQRVAIARALALKPELLLLDEITAALDPELVNEVLDTVRTLAGEGITMLLVSHEMSFVREVSTRVVMMDKGQVVEIGTPDKIFGNASEARTRDFVGKILRHH; via the coding sequence TTGCCACACCTCGCAGTCGAAAAACTCTCAAGCGCGTACGCTCAGCAACAGGTTCTGCGCGACATCACACTCTCGGTTGAACGGGGCGAAGTGATCAGCCTGATCGGCCCTTCCGGATCGGGTAAGAGCACGCTGTTGCGCACGCTGGTAGGCCTGATGCCGCCGACCGCCGGGCGCGTCGTGCTCGACGATGAACCGCTCGACTATTCATCGCGCAAAAGCGTGCGCGCCGCACGCGACAAGATGGCGATCGTGTTCCAGCAGTACAACCTGTTCCAGAACATGGACGTGCTGGGGAACGTGACCATCTCGCCCATCAAGATCAAGAAGCGGCCGCGCGATCAGGTCGAGACCGAGGCGAAGGAATTGCTGCGCCGTGTCGGGCTCGCGGAAAAGCACAAGAGTTATCCCGATGAACTCTCGGGCGGGCAGCAACAGCGCGTGGCTATCGCAAGAGCGCTGGCGCTCAAGCCCGAACTTCTCCTGCTCGATGAAATCACCGCCGCGCTCGATCCCGAGCTCGTGAACGAAGTGCTCGATACCGTGCGAACGCTCGCCGGCGAGGGCATCACCATGCTGCTGGTGTCGCACGAGATGTCGTTCGTGCGCGAGGTATCCACGCGCGTGGTGATGATGGACAAGGGACAGGTTGTCGAGATCGGTACGCCGGACAAGATTTTCGGCAACGCGAGCGAAGCCCGGACACGGGACTTCGTCGGCAAGATCCTGCGGCACCACTGA
- a CDS encoding amino acid ABC transporter permease has protein sequence MLEQIIAQFPTFFTRFTFEFLLEAMGRTLAMTALGCGVGIVLGTVIAVTRITKARVLAPVRFVLTVLVEVFRRIPFLVNLFIVMFALQGFGSDISLFTIATVSICIVATAFLSEVIRAGLESVPRQQIEAAEVMNFGFARTLFLVLLPQSWKVILPPAFAFMVMFIKDTSLASQMGVVELTFTGKVLMNRGFSPFLVYGAVLAAYFILSYPLSRLGAHLENRLATPRSRKTLKRVRSATGSARHHTLG, from the coding sequence ATGCTCGAACAGATCATTGCGCAGTTTCCTACGTTCTTTACCCGCTTCACCTTCGAGTTCCTGCTCGAAGCCATGGGCCGCACGCTTGCGATGACCGCCCTCGGTTGCGGCGTCGGCATTGTGCTTGGTACGGTGATCGCGGTGACGCGCATCACCAAGGCCCGTGTGCTCGCGCCCGTGCGCTTCGTGCTGACCGTGCTCGTGGAGGTGTTTCGCCGCATCCCGTTCCTGGTCAACCTGTTCATCGTGATGTTCGCGCTGCAGGGCTTCGGCTCGGACATCTCGTTGTTCACCATCGCAACCGTGTCGATCTGCATCGTGGCGACCGCGTTTTTGTCCGAGGTGATCCGCGCCGGACTTGAATCGGTGCCGCGCCAGCAGATCGAGGCCGCCGAGGTGATGAATTTCGGCTTCGCGCGCACGCTGTTCCTGGTGTTGCTGCCGCAATCATGGAAAGTGATCTTGCCGCCCGCATTCGCGTTCATGGTGATGTTCATCAAGGACACGTCGCTGGCGTCGCAAATGGGTGTTGTCGAGCTGACGTTCACGGGCAAGGTCCTGATGAACCGCGGCTTCTCGCCCTTCCTGGTGTATGGCGCCGTGCTGGCCGCCTATTTCATCCTGTCTTACCCGCTCAGCCGTCTGGGTGCTCATCTGGAGAATCGCCTTGCCACACCTCGCAGTCGAAAAACTCTCAAGCGCGTACGCTCAGCAACAGGTTCTGCGCGACATCACACTCTCGGTTGA
- a CDS encoding amino acid ABC transporter permease, whose protein sequence is MTYTLQYADVLRQLPYLAAGAVLTLEIAFISFWLGCTIGLAGALGKLHGGGIVRRLVGTYVVLLTNTPALVQIFFLFYALPDAGITLSPMTAVLIGLTLNSGAYLTDILRSGISSVRTSEMETAETLGMSHLQMLRYVILPHVAKTIYAPLCNFFVWLVLGSSIGAIFGVEELTGRAINISSANMRTIETFSVVAAMYVALTFVASIALALTGRYAFRVKARIF, encoded by the coding sequence ATGACTTACACCCTTCAATACGCCGATGTGCTGCGCCAGTTGCCATATCTTGCGGCCGGCGCGGTGCTGACGCTCGAGATCGCGTTCATCTCGTTCTGGCTTGGTTGCACGATCGGCCTGGCCGGTGCGCTCGGCAAGCTGCATGGCGGCGGCATTGTGCGGCGGCTGGTCGGCACTTATGTTGTTCTGCTGACCAATACGCCCGCGCTCGTCCAGATCTTCTTCCTCTTCTACGCGCTGCCTGACGCCGGCATCACGCTCTCGCCGATGACCGCTGTGCTGATCGGCCTGACCCTCAACTCAGGCGCCTATCTCACCGATATCCTGCGCTCAGGCATCAGCTCGGTACGCACCTCGGAGATGGAGACAGCCGAGACGCTCGGCATGTCGCACCTGCAGATGCTGCGCTACGTGATCCTGCCGCATGTGGCGAAGACCATCTACGCGCCGTTATGTAACTTCTTTGTCTGGCTGGTGCTGGGCAGCTCGATCGGTGCGATCTTCGGCGTTGAAGAACTCACGGGCCGCGCAATCAATATCTCCAGCGCCAACATGCGCACCATCGAAACCTTTTCGGTCGTGGCCGCCATGTACGTAGCGCTCACCTTCGTTGCGTCGATCGCGCTCGCGTTGACCGGACGCTACGCCTTTCGCGTCAAAGCGAGGATCTTCTGA
- a CDS encoding transporter substrate-binding domain-containing protein, with protein sequence MLRAVFLVLAAVLATVTSQVTEARTLDQVIKSGTIRIGVNPNFPPMSSYNATNQLAGFDIDVGNKIASALNIKAEFVPTEAAQRVPFLVSDRIDISLGALTRSAERAQLIDFTVPLHTESMSVLTTDKLKAAKWTDLNSPSVTLVDMRGNWSVDYVKDKLPKAKMLLVESIADTVRAVAQGRGDAIVENIDFFQNFTKNYPNIKWRTLNDPIFVNYDSIGVSKGNSTLKDYLNVLLYDMHSSGFVNDTWQKAYGTPMQKPIVANPYF encoded by the coding sequence ATGCTTAGAGCAGTATTCCTCGTGCTGGCAGCGGTTCTCGCGACGGTGACCTCGCAAGTCACCGAAGCCCGCACGCTCGATCAGGTCATCAAGAGCGGCACCATTCGCATTGGCGTGAACCCGAACTTTCCGCCCATGAGCTCGTACAACGCGACCAATCAACTGGCCGGTTTCGATATCGACGTGGGCAACAAGATCGCCAGCGCGCTGAACATCAAGGCCGAGTTCGTGCCCACAGAAGCCGCGCAACGCGTGCCGTTCCTCGTGTCCGACCGCATCGACATCTCGCTGGGTGCGTTGACGCGTTCCGCCGAGCGCGCACAGTTGATCGATTTCACCGTGCCGCTGCACACCGAGTCGATGTCCGTGCTGACCACCGACAAGCTCAAGGCCGCAAAGTGGACGGACCTGAATTCGCCTTCGGTGACCCTGGTCGACATGCGCGGCAACTGGTCGGTCGATTACGTGAAGGACAAGCTGCCGAAAGCGAAGATGCTGCTGGTTGAATCGATTGCGGATACCGTTCGCGCCGTCGCACAGGGACGTGGCGATGCGATCGTCGAGAACATCGACTTCTTCCAGAACTTCACGAAGAATTATCCGAACATCAAGTGGCGCACGCTGAACGATCCGATCTTCGTCAACTACGACAGCATCGGCGTTTCGAAGGGCAACTCCACATTGAAGGACTACCTGAACGTATTGCTGTACGACATGCATTCGTCGGGCTTCGTCAATGACACGTGGCAGAAGGCGTATGGCACGCCGATGCAAAAGCCGATCGTCGCCAACCCTTACTTCTGA
- a CDS encoding SDR family NAD(P)-dependent oxidoreductase: protein MFSLENKTVLVTGASKGIGAAIAAALGEAGAHVIAHYGQDRAGAEHALASVPASRKHFVQADLKDLTAVEGMWDAAQACRGRIDVYVNNAAIMLWHGGFEADDTTWDAVWDETLAVNVLAPARLIRRAVKHFLAQRGGVLVTISSWAAQRGVTNPDTIAYAASKAAVRSMTQTVARAHARDGVLAYIVAPGVVRTQMSEAFAATQGGEDRITATLAMGEWVPPDDIGSLVAFLASGKVRHLSGATLDVNGASYVR, encoded by the coding sequence ATGTTCAGTCTGGAAAACAAGACGGTGCTCGTCACGGGTGCGTCGAAAGGAATTGGTGCGGCGATCGCTGCTGCGCTCGGCGAAGCCGGCGCGCACGTCATTGCGCATTACGGTCAGGATCGGGCAGGCGCCGAACACGCGCTGGCCAGCGTGCCCGCCTCCCGCAAGCATTTCGTGCAGGCCGATCTAAAGGACCTGACGGCCGTGGAAGGCATGTGGGATGCGGCCCAGGCGTGCCGCGGGCGGATCGATGTCTATGTGAACAACGCGGCCATCATGCTGTGGCATGGAGGCTTTGAGGCCGATGACACCACGTGGGACGCCGTCTGGGACGAGACGCTCGCCGTCAACGTGCTTGCGCCCGCGCGCCTGATCCGGCGCGCCGTCAAGCACTTCCTCGCCCAGCGTGGCGGCGTGCTCGTCACCATCTCGAGCTGGGCTGCCCAGCGCGGCGTGACCAATCCCGACACGATTGCCTACGCAGCATCAAAAGCCGCCGTGCGTTCGATGACTCAGACGGTCGCCCGCGCGCACGCACGCGACGGCGTGCTGGCTTACATCGTGGCGCCCGGCGTCGTGCGCACGCAGATGTCCGAAGCGTTCGCTGCGACGCAAGGCGGCGAGGACCGGATCACCGCCACCCTCGCGATGGGCGAATGGGTGCCGCCCGACGACATCGGCAGCCTGGTGGCGTTTCTTGCAAGCGGCAAGGTACGGCACCTGAGCGGAGCGACGCTGGACGTGAACGGCGCCAGCTACGTGCGATGA
- a CDS encoding SDR family oxidoreductase encodes MQLSLKGKVVVVTGGGRGLGHAIASMFAGQGAVGVVADLPSPARLEPPHGMIAIDCDVSSETSVSACVAATLERFGKIDIVIANAGIVPGWRATEDLDFDEWDRVMAVNARGAALTIAKTAPALGETQGAIVVMASINAYAAHGRQMLYTASKHAVLGIVRSAARDLGPQGVRVNALAPGPIATDALPERIRHRASAGGVPADTALHDLANGNALRRLASTDEVAKAALFLASDLASGITGVLLPVDAGLQ; translated from the coding sequence ATGCAGTTGTCATTGAAGGGCAAGGTCGTAGTGGTCACGGGAGGCGGACGCGGTCTGGGTCACGCCATCGCCTCGATGTTCGCCGGTCAGGGCGCGGTCGGCGTCGTGGCCGACCTGCCCTCGCCGGCGCGCCTGGAGCCGCCGCACGGCATGATAGCCATCGACTGCGACGTGAGTTCCGAAACGAGTGTCAGCGCCTGCGTGGCGGCGACGCTCGAGCGTTTCGGCAAGATCGATATCGTGATAGCGAACGCCGGCATCGTGCCCGGCTGGCGCGCCACTGAAGACCTCGATTTCGACGAATGGGACCGCGTGATGGCGGTCAATGCACGCGGCGCCGCACTCACGATCGCCAAGACGGCGCCCGCGCTGGGCGAGACACAAGGCGCGATTGTCGTGATGGCATCGATCAATGCGTATGCCGCTCATGGCCGCCAGATGCTCTACACCGCATCCAAGCACGCCGTGCTCGGCATTGTCCGCTCCGCCGCGCGCGATCTCGGCCCGCAAGGCGTGCGGGTCAACGCGCTCGCGCCGGGTCCCATTGCAACTGACGCGCTGCCCGAGCGCATCCGGCATCGCGCAAGCGCGGGTGGTGTGCCCGCTGATACCGCCCTGCACGACCTAGCGAACGGCAACGCGCTGCGCCGTCTTGCAAGCACGGACGAAGTTGCGAAAGCCGCGCTGTTCCTCGCATCGGATCTGGCCAGCGGCATCACCGGTGTGCTGCTTCCCGTCGATGCCGGCCTGCAATAA